The Rhododendron vialii isolate Sample 1 chromosome 8a, ASM3025357v1 genome has a window encoding:
- the LOC131298698 gene encoding uncharacterized protein LOC131298698, with protein sequence MKSAGAKVSWADIFPGLLYLVGNGNKTFLWLDNWHPLGPLLTKFGARVVYNFGRNLFAKVASIIVDQKWHWPRERNSVTREIIRNTPDSFIPHLAQEETMVWNLNASGKFSIQSAWNAFRSPKPVVEWAKVVWFKPAIPRWSIIQWLAILRRLSTKDRLHHLGCVDGGSMCTIVGWMVQHHKGSLFLNLVSKEALAALVYHVWGERNSRIFQHCNLMFKQWRPELLRTLELALVLGEEKMDQQTTKKLHQQPLLIAELFPATDNEKLLKDRLD encoded by the exons ATGAAGAGTGCAGGTGCAAAGGTTTCATGGGCTGACATCTT CCCTGGATTACTTTACCTAGTGGGCAATGGAAACAAGACATTTCTTTGGCTGGATAATTGGCATCCTCTTGGCCCCTTGTTGACTAAGTTTGGAGCCAGGGTTGTGTATAACTTTGGGAGAAATCTGTTTGCTAAAGTAGCTTCTATTATTGTGGATCAAAAGTGGCATTGGCCTAGGGAAAGAAACTCTGTCACTAGAGAAATCATAAGGAACACTCCTGACTCCTTCATACCTCACTTGGCCCAAGAAGAAACAATGGTCTGGAATTTGAATGCGTCTGGGAAATTCTCCATCCAATCAGCATGGAATGCGTTTAGAAGCCCAAAGCCTGTGGTGGAATGGGCCAAGGTTGTTTGGTTTAAACCTGCTATCCCTAGATGGTCAATAATACAATGGTTGGCAATTCTACGGCGCTTGTCTACTAAGGACAGGCTGCATCATTTGGGGTGTGTTGATGGAGGCTCAATGTGTACT ATTGTCGGATGGATGGTGCAGCATCATAAAGGTTCTCTCTTCTTGAACTTGGTTTCTAAAGAAGCGTTGGCAGCTTTAGTTTATCATGTTTGGGGTGAAAGAAACAGCCGTATTTTCCAACATTGTAACTTGATGTTCAAACAATGGAGGCCAGAGTTGTTACGAACATTGGAGCTTGCATTAGTGCTTGGAGAAG AAAAAATGGaccaacaaacaacaaaaaagctCCACCAGCAGCCTCTACTGATTGCTGAACTTTTCCCAGCTACGGACAACGAGAAATTACTGAAAGACCGTTTGGACTAA
- the LOC131336304 gene encoding probable methyltransferase PMT2: protein MAMKGNSGDNRTRSSISIFIVAGLCCFFYLLGTWQRSGFGKGDSIAVEINNKADCSILSNLNIETRHGDEAGTVDDAKSESKVFEPCGDRFIDYTPCQHQMRAMTFPRENMNYRERHCPPEGEKLHCLVPAPKGYVTPFPWPISRDYVPYANAPYKSLTVEKAVQNWIQYEGSVFRFPGGGTQFPHGADAYINELASVIPMNNGVVRTALDTGCGVASWGAYLFKKNVLAMSFAPRDSHEAQVQFALERGVPAVIGVLGTIKLPYPSRAFDMAHCSRCLIPWGVNDGMYMMEVDRVLRPGGYWVLSGPPINWRTNYKAWQRPKEELEEEQRKIEEVAKLLCWEKKHEKGEIAIWRKRLNNKNCPERDSSATMCESTNADNVWYKKMEACVTPYPGTSSPDEVAGGELKPFPKRLDDVPPRIARGSVPRVSVESFLEDNKLWKKHIKAYKRVNKIIDSGRYRNIMDMNAGVGSFAAAIESPNLWVMNVMPTIAEKDTLGVIFERGLIGIYHDWCEAFSTYPRTYDLIHANGVFSLYKDKCNAEDILLEMDRILRPEGAVIFRDQEDVLVKVKKLVSGMRWITKMVDHEDGPLVPEKVLFAVKQYWVAGGNNSTSEQ from the exons ATGGCGATGAAAGGGAATTCAGGAGACAACAGAACTAGGAGTTCCATATCAATCTTTATTGTTGCTGGGCTGTGTTGTTTCTTCTACCTTTTGGGTACGTGGCAAAGAAGTGGATTTGGCAAGGGAGACAGCATAGCTGTTGAGATCAACAATAAGGCCGATTGCAGCATACTTTCCAATCTCAATATCGAGACTCGTCATGGGGATGAAGCTGGGACAGTTGATGACGCGAAATCTGAATCCAAGGTTTTTGAACCATGTGGTGATCGCTTCATTGACTACACTCCGTGCCAACACCAAATGCGTGCAATGACATTTCCCAGAGAAAATATGAACTACAGAGAGCGACATTGTCCTCCAGAAGGAGAGAAGCTGCATTGCCTTGTTCCAGCACCAAAGGGATATGTAACTCCATTTCCATGGCCCATAAGTCGCGACTATGTCCCCTATGCAAATGCTCCATATAAGAGCTTGACGGTTGAGAAGGCAGTTCAGAACTGGATTCAGTATGAAGGCAGTGTGTTTAGGTTCCCAGGTGGTGGAACACAATTTCCTCATGGGGCAGATGCTTATATTAATGAACTTGCTTCAGTAATTCCGATGAATAATGGAGTGGTTAGAACTGCATTGGATACTGGTTGTGGG GTTGCAAGTTGGGGTGCATACCTGTTTAAAAAGAATGTCCTAGCTATGTCATTTGCTCCAAGAGACTCACATGAAGCGCAAGTTCAATTTGCTTTGGAAAGAGGTGTGCCTGCAGTTATAGGTGTTCTTGGAACAATAAAGCTACCATACCCGTCTAGAGCATTTGACATGGCTCACTGTTCTCGTTGCCTGATTCCATGGGGTGTAAATG ATGGAATGTACATGATGGAAGTTGACCGAGTTCTTAGACCTGGTGGATACTGGGTACTTTCAGGTCCACCCATCAACTGGAGGACAAATTATAAAGCATGGCAGCGCCCAAAAGAGGAACTTGAGGAGGAGCAGAGGAAGATTGAAGAGGTTGCCAAACTTCTTTGCTGGGAAAAGAAGCATGAGAAGGGTGAAATTGCCATCTGGAGAAAAAGATTAAATAACAAGAACTGCCCTGAGCGAGATTCTAGTGCTACTATGTGTGAATCCACAAATGCAGACAATGTCTG GTACAAGAAGATGGAGGCATGCGTAACTCCTTATCCAGGGACTAGTAGTCCAGATGAAGTTGCTGGTGGTGAATTGAAACCATTTCCAAAGAGACTTGATGATGTTCCTCCCCGAATAGCCCGTGGGTCTGTCCCCAGAGTATCTGTTGAATCATTCCTGGAGGACAACAAATTATGGAAGAAGCATATTAAAGCTTATAAGAGGGTCAATAAGATTATCGACTCTGGGAGATATCGTAATATTATGGACATGAATGCTGGTGTAGGAAGTTTTGCTGCTGCAATTGAATCTCCCAATTTGTGGGTAATGAATGTCATGCCAACTATAGCTGAGAAGGATACACTAGGTGTTATATTCGAACGGGGCTTGATTGGCATATATCATGATTG GTGTGAAGCCTTCTCTACATACCCCAGGACATACGACCTTATTCATGCTAATGGTGTGTTCAGCTTATACAAGGACAA GTGCAATGCAGAGGACATTCTCCTAGAAATGGATCGGATCCTACGACCCGAAGGTGCAGTTATATTCCGTGACCAAGAGGATGTACTAGTCAAGGTGAAAAAACTTGTATCTGGTATGAGGTGGATTACCAAAATGGTGGATCATGAGGATGGGCCCCTCGTCCCTGAGAAGGTATTGTTCGCAGTTAAACAGTACTGGGTTGCTGGGGGGAACAACTCGACATCGGAACAGTGA